The Metabacillus schmidteae genome has a segment encoding these proteins:
- a CDS encoding ATP-dependent DNA helicase — MVTSRLPFTISKDESFYQALSNWIGDVFYDILPEKGFELRDEQIFMAFQLEKAFQEKKVMFAEAGVGTGKTIVYLLYALSYARYTGKPAIIACADETLIEQLVKQEGDIAKLSKHLDINMDVRLSKTHSQYLCLNKLDETIKKTGDEKYLDLYQSLPDFVHETGGMQKFSAYGDRKEFGHLSDEEWENVGWDPFQDCFTCSQRHRCGLTLSRDYYRKATDIIVCSHDYFMEHIWTYESRKREGQIPLLPEYSSIVFDEGHLLEYAAQKALTYRVKQSTLQIFLEKLLQNEIREELAYLVEDALAVNDMFFDDLKECTSSVEGSNRLRIDRKGKLQETALNLQRKLSEISEALVFEGELYTIGEYELKIVEEFIDQMEYSLSLFNKNTNAVSWVEEKSEDYTLVIMPRKVEEVLKEKVFSKKIPIVFSSATLSENKSFDFISDSLGIQDYLSLSVESPFEYEEQMSIQMMMRENSENKFDITIQELTKSEGRGLVLFRSFQELKWFKNKVSEISFPFPILFEGDKEISSQVKEFQVNEHSVLCAVNLWEGLDIPGPSLSNVVIWSLPFPPDDPVFEAKKSDKHDPYKEVDIPYMILRLRQGIGRLIRTSSDKGSISIFYMEQDKDVLSMIESVLPVKPLIKN, encoded by the coding sequence ATGGTAACATCACGTTTGCCTTTTACCATATCAAAGGATGAGAGCTTTTACCAAGCCTTAAGCAATTGGATAGGAGATGTATTTTACGATATTCTTCCTGAAAAAGGCTTTGAGTTGAGGGATGAACAAATTTTTATGGCTTTTCAACTAGAAAAAGCATTTCAAGAAAAAAAAGTCATGTTCGCTGAAGCAGGGGTAGGGACAGGAAAGACAATTGTATACCTGCTTTATGCTTTATCTTATGCTAGATATACTGGTAAACCGGCAATTATTGCTTGTGCAGATGAAACATTAATAGAACAACTAGTTAAACAAGAAGGCGATATTGCCAAATTGTCTAAACACCTAGATATTAATATGGATGTCAGGTTAAGTAAAACACATAGTCAATATCTTTGCTTAAATAAATTAGATGAAACAATCAAGAAAACGGGAGACGAGAAGTATCTAGATCTATACCAATCACTTCCTGACTTTGTCCATGAAACAGGAGGAATGCAGAAATTTTCAGCATATGGAGATCGTAAGGAATTCGGACATCTCTCAGATGAAGAGTGGGAAAACGTAGGTTGGGACCCTTTTCAGGACTGTTTCACATGTTCACAGAGACATCGCTGTGGGCTAACTTTGTCACGTGATTATTATCGCAAAGCAACCGACATCATTGTTTGCTCACATGATTATTTTATGGAACATATTTGGACATATGAATCCCGGAAGCGGGAAGGGCAAATACCGTTACTTCCAGAATATAGTAGTATTGTATTTGATGAAGGACACCTACTTGAATATGCTGCTCAAAAGGCCTTAACATACCGTGTAAAACAGAGCACTTTGCAAATATTCTTAGAAAAATTATTGCAAAATGAAATTCGCGAAGAACTTGCCTATTTAGTTGAAGATGCACTTGCGGTTAATGATATGTTTTTTGATGATTTAAAAGAATGTACGAGCAGTGTTGAAGGTTCCAATCGCTTACGTATTGACCGAAAAGGTAAACTTCAAGAAACAGCGCTTAACTTGCAACGTAAGTTGTCTGAAATTAGTGAGGCACTTGTATTTGAAGGAGAACTATATACAATTGGTGAATACGAGTTGAAAATTGTAGAAGAATTTATTGATCAAATGGAATACTCACTTTCTCTATTTAATAAAAACACAAATGCAGTAAGCTGGGTTGAAGAAAAAAGTGAGGACTATACATTAGTCATTATGCCTCGAAAAGTAGAGGAAGTTTTAAAGGAAAAAGTCTTCTCGAAAAAGATCCCTATTGTATTCTCTTCTGCAACTTTATCAGAAAATAAATCATTTGATTTTATTTCTGATAGCTTAGGAATTCAAGATTATTTATCACTATCTGTTGAATCTCCTTTTGAATATGAAGAGCAAATGAGCATCCAAATGATGATGCGCGAAAACTCAGAAAATAAATTTGATATAACGATTCAAGAATTAACAAAATCTGAAGGAAGAGGATTAGTTCTCTTTCGATCATTTCAAGAATTAAAGTGGTTCAAGAATAAAGTTTCAGAAATAAGCTTTCCATTTCCAATCCTTTTTGAAGGGGATAAAGAAATTAGCTCTCAAGTAAAGGAATTCCAGGTAAATGAACATTCTGTCCTTTGTGCAGTAAATCTTTGGGAAGGTCTGGATATTCCGGGTCCTTCTCTATCAAATGTTGTAATTTGGTCGTTGCCATTTCCGCCGGACGACCCTGTATTTGAAGCAAAAAAATCTGATAAACATGACCCATATAAGGAAGTTGATATACCTTA
- a CDS encoding THUMP domain-containing class I SAM-dependent RNA methyltransferase: protein MKNITLIATSAMGLEAIVGKEVKDLGYECTIENGKVTFEADELAICRSNLWLRTADRIKIKVGEFQAKTFDELFEKTKALNWGDYLPENAEFPVIGKSVKSTLASVPDCQGIVKKAIVEKMKSHYKTTGWFNEDGPLYRIEVALLKDVATITIDASGTGLHKRGFRIEQGGAPLKETLAAALVLLTRWTPDRPFVDPFCGSGTIPIEAALIGQNIAPGFNREFASEAWDWIGKDKWDMARQEVEDKAKYDQKLDILGSDIDHRMVNIAKGNAEEAGFGDIISFKQMQVKDFTTTKEFGVIVGNPPYGERLGEKREVEHMYKEMGQAFSNLDTWSIYMLTSHEDFEQFYGKPATKKRKLFNGFIKTDYYQYWSSVRPPRNK from the coding sequence ATGAAAAATATAACACTAATAGCAACCTCGGCAATGGGATTAGAAGCCATAGTCGGGAAAGAAGTAAAGGATTTAGGATATGAGTGCACAATTGAAAATGGAAAGGTAACTTTTGAAGCTGATGAGCTAGCAATTTGTCGTTCAAACCTTTGGCTACGAACTGCAGACCGTATTAAAATAAAAGTAGGAGAATTTCAGGCAAAAACATTTGATGAGCTGTTTGAAAAAACAAAAGCATTAAATTGGGGAGATTATCTTCCGGAAAACGCTGAGTTTCCCGTAATTGGAAAATCGGTAAAATCAACATTAGCCAGTGTGCCTGATTGTCAAGGAATAGTAAAAAAAGCAATAGTAGAAAAGATGAAATCACACTATAAAACAACAGGCTGGTTTAATGAAGATGGTCCTTTGTATCGGATTGAGGTGGCATTATTAAAGGATGTTGCAACAATAACAATTGATGCAAGTGGTACCGGATTACATAAACGAGGATTTCGCATAGAGCAAGGTGGTGCTCCATTAAAAGAAACATTAGCGGCCGCACTTGTACTTTTGACAAGATGGACGCCTGACCGACCATTTGTAGACCCTTTTTGCGGTTCTGGTACGATTCCGATTGAAGCAGCACTTATCGGACAAAATATTGCTCCTGGATTTAATCGGGAGTTTGCTTCTGAAGCCTGGGACTGGATAGGCAAAGATAAATGGGACATGGCTAGACAAGAGGTTGAGGATAAAGCGAAATATGATCAGAAGCTTGATATTCTTGGTTCTGATATTGATCATAGAATGGTCAATATTGCAAAAGGGAATGCAGAAGAAGCCGGTTTTGGAGATATCATCTCATTTAAACAAATGCAGGTGAAAGATTTTACCACGACAAAAGAATTCGGTGTAATCGTCGGTAATCCTCCATATGGAGAACGCTTAGGTGAAAAAAGAGAAGTTGAGCACATGTATAAAGAGATGGGACAGGCTTTTTCTAATTTAGATACGTGGAGTATTTATATGCTGACTTCACACGAAGACTTTGAACAGTTTTATGGTAAACCTGCCACAAAGAAACGAAAACTCTTTAATGGTTTTATTAAAACAGATTATTATCAATATTGGTCTAGTGTTCGACCACCAAGAAATAAATAG
- the gpsB gene encoding cell division regulator GpsB, translated as MLADKLKLTAKEILEKEFKSGVRGYKQEEVDKFLDLVIKDYETFHQEYEDLQQENLRLKKQLDDTYKKQTPVQTNTTNFDILKRLSNLEKHVFGSKLYD; from the coding sequence ATGCTTGCTGATAAATTAAAATTAACAGCTAAAGAAATCTTGGAAAAAGAATTTAAATCAGGTGTTCGAGGTTACAAACAAGAAGAAGTAGATAAATTTTTAGATCTCGTTATAAAGGATTATGAAACATTTCATCAAGAATATGAAGATCTGCAGCAAGAAAATTTACGCTTGAAAAAGCAGTTAGATGATACATACAAAAAACAAACACCTGTACAAACAAATACAACAAACTTTGATATTTTAAAACGATTATCAAATTTAGAGAAACATGTTTTTGGCAGTAAATTGTACGATTGA
- a CDS encoding DUF1273 domain-containing protein translates to MKVLTISGYKSHELGIFKQDDKAVEYIKKAIEKSLLGFLDEGLEWVLISGQMGVELWAAEVVFELQLQFPELKLGILTPFLNQESKWNESNQEYYEFILSQADFVDSITKREYESPIQFKQKNQFLVHKSEGLLLVYDEEKEGTPKFLLETARNKQQVTSYMISTINFLDLQSVVEEETLKNNDFW, encoded by the coding sequence ATGAAGGTTTTAACCATTTCAGGGTATAAATCCCATGAATTAGGTATTTTTAAACAAGATGATAAAGCTGTGGAGTATATTAAAAAGGCAATTGAGAAGTCATTGCTTGGATTTTTGGATGAGGGATTAGAATGGGTGCTCATAAGTGGTCAAATGGGTGTAGAGTTATGGGCAGCAGAAGTTGTTTTCGAACTTCAGTTGCAATTTCCAGAGTTAAAGCTTGGCATTCTAACACCTTTTCTAAATCAGGAATCAAAATGGAATGAAAGCAACCAGGAATATTATGAATTTATTCTTTCTCAAGCAGATTTTGTAGACAGTATCACAAAAAGAGAGTACGAAAGTCCAATACAATTTAAACAAAAGAATCAATTCCTTGTTCACAAAAGTGAGGGCTTATTACTTGTGTATGACGAAGAAAAAGAAGGAACTCCTAAATTTTTGTTAGAAACTGCAAGAAATAAACAACAAGTAACATCCTATATGATCAGTACAATTAACTTCTTAGATTTACAAAGTGTAGTCGAAGAAGAAACATTAAAAAATAATGATTTCTGGTAA
- a CDS encoding CotD family spore coat protein, whose amino-acid sequence MHCRPKVMAPIVHPTKCCVNNTYSETIVPHIHPQHTTTVNHEFYKHQHYFPQTQSVQNEVTHQHFNVYGPTPGFGPGPGAGPGFGPGPGPGFGPGPFFR is encoded by the coding sequence ATGCATTGTAGACCTAAAGTTATGGCACCAATTGTACACCCAACAAAATGTTGTGTTAATAATACGTACTCTGAAACAATCGTACCACACATTCATCCACAACACACAACAACTGTAAATCATGAATTTTATAAACACCAACACTATTTCCCTCAAACACAATCTGTACAAAATGAGGTTACACACCAACATTTTAACGTGTACGGTCCAACACCAGGTTTCGGACCAGGACCAGGAGCAGGTCCAGGCTTCGGACCAGGACCAGGACCGGGTTTCGGTCCAGGACCATTTTTTAGATAA
- a CDS encoding ribonuclease H-like domain-containing protein, which produces MSLKHKLNRLKKHVVREEEGVITEKTAQDPNVQLWKDYQTSVFSYDGQHCLIREVVYPLDYQHGHYKLREFNEVVAKWNESDLNHPLSSRYHLPSELFFFDTETTGLGGGTGNTIFLLGQAQVLDDCVIVKQHLLPKPGNEVALYQSFLQGINSKTLVTYNGKAFDWPQVKTRHTLIREKVPSLPPFGHFDLFHASRRLWKNDLESVKLSKVESEILGIHRENDIPGFLAPMIYFEFVKQQNPEIITGVLKHNEIDVLSLITLYIHLSTKILDINSKTTNSEHYEIARWLEYIGENESALHAYTSFVKKESPQEPKAKFALSLLYKKQKNWKQAVKLWEELVRGSKSKEVSFKAGIELAKFYEHHEKDFVKAMEFTDMLTRIVNECSELNDLMPLKDVVKRKERIIKKYEKNIARASAKNE; this is translated from the coding sequence ATGTCATTAAAACATAAACTGAATCGATTAAAAAAACATGTCGTTCGTGAGGAAGAAGGAGTCATTACTGAAAAAACAGCTCAAGATCCAAATGTACAACTTTGGAAGGATTATCAGACATCTGTTTTCTCTTATGATGGACAGCATTGTTTGATCAGAGAGGTTGTATATCCTCTTGATTATCAACACGGACATTATAAATTAAGAGAGTTTAACGAAGTTGTGGCAAAATGGAATGAAAGTGATCTAAATCATCCCCTCTCTTCCAGGTATCACCTTCCAAGTGAATTGTTTTTCTTTGATACAGAAACGACTGGGTTAGGAGGGGGCACGGGAAATACGATATTTTTATTAGGCCAAGCTCAAGTGTTGGATGATTGTGTCATTGTTAAACAACATTTGTTACCAAAGCCGGGAAATGAAGTTGCTCTCTATCAAAGCTTTTTACAGGGAATTAATAGTAAGACTCTTGTTACGTATAACGGAAAAGCTTTTGACTGGCCACAAGTAAAGACAAGACATACATTAATTCGCGAAAAGGTGCCGAGTCTGCCTCCTTTTGGTCATTTTGATCTATTTCATGCTTCACGTAGATTGTGGAAAAATGATTTGGAATCTGTAAAACTTTCAAAAGTAGAAAGTGAGATATTGGGAATTCATCGAGAAAATGATATCCCTGGATTTTTAGCACCGATGATCTATTTCGAATTCGTCAAACAGCAAAATCCGGAAATTATTACGGGTGTTCTTAAACATAATGAGATTGATGTTTTATCACTTATCACGTTATATATTCATCTTTCTACTAAAATACTGGATATAAATAGTAAAACGACGAACTCTGAACACTATGAAATTGCAAGGTGGCTAGAGTATATAGGTGAGAATGAATCTGCACTCCATGCATACACTTCATTTGTTAAAAAAGAATCTCCTCAGGAACCTAAGGCAAAGTTTGCTTTATCACTTTTATACAAAAAGCAAAAGAATTGGAAACAAGCTGTAAAGCTCTGGGAAGAATTAGTGAGAGGTTCAAAATCAAAAGAGGTTTCTTTTAAGGCTGGAATAGAATTAGCAAAATTTTATGAGCATCATGAGAAAGATTTTGTAAAAGCAATGGAGTTTACAGATATGTTGACACGAATAGTAAATGAATGCAGTGAGTTGAATGATTTAATGCCGCTTAAGGATGTTGTAAAAAGGAAAGAGAGAATTATAAAGAAATATGAAAAAAATATTGCCCGGGCAAGCGCAAAAAATGAGTAA
- a CDS encoding DEAD/DEAH box helicase, with the protein MEFRKSLESILHLLKNKQEFNEQIVHWHTIPPKAAEVINFPPDVDPRLKGALEKRGVSQLYTHQYEAYQLARQGKNFVAVTPTASGKTICYNLPVLQQVLKEENSRALYLFPTKALAQDQKSEMNEIIEEMGVQINSYTYDGDTSPAIRQKVRKAGHIVITNPDMLHSAILPHHTKWVSLFENLKYIVIDELHIYRGIFGSHVANVIRRLKRICEFYGSNPQFICTSATIANPQELAETLTGTNMNLISRNGAPSSKKHFIFYNPPIINMPLNIRRSATLEVRRLAGEFLKNKIQTIVFARSRVRVEIILTYLQELIKNELTKKSIRGYRGGYLPKQRREIEKGLRNGEILGVVSTNALELGVDIGSLQVCIMTGYPGTIASAWQQAGRAGRRQGEAVILMVASSSPLDQYIIQNPRYFFEQNPETAIINPDNLVVLVDHLKCAAFELPFRDGDTFDGLELEDILQFLAEERVLYYNNQTYHWMNDSFPAHNISLRSASQENVIIIDQSDISHVKVIGEMDRFSAMTLLHDEAIYLHQGVQFQVEKLDWEEKKAFVREVDVDYFTDANLAVQLKVLEEDLTFEKNHIVFGYGDVTVQAMATIFKKIKFDTHENIGSGPIHLPEEELHTNSAWLSLQSTEIQELTEKRIEESLIGVANVLQHVAPLKVMCDPSDLHVVAQIKAIHNGKPTIFLYDRYPGGVGLSKKIFETMKPVLSEALNLIDKCPCYSGCPSCIGVEGSSETMKKDAYFLLSILKDEANVIKT; encoded by the coding sequence ATGGAATTCAGAAAATCATTAGAAAGTATTCTTCATTTATTAAAAAATAAACAAGAATTCAATGAGCAAATTGTACATTGGCATACAATCCCTCCTAAAGCGGCTGAAGTTATCAATTTTCCGCCTGATGTTGATCCGCGCTTAAAAGGTGCATTGGAAAAAAGGGGTGTTTCTCAATTATATACACATCAGTACGAAGCATATCAGTTAGCGAGACAAGGTAAAAACTTTGTTGCTGTAACACCAACGGCATCCGGTAAAACGATTTGTTATAATCTTCCTGTTTTACAGCAAGTATTAAAAGAAGAAAACAGCAGAGCTCTTTATTTATTTCCAACCAAAGCATTGGCTCAGGACCAGAAATCGGAAATGAACGAAATAATTGAAGAAATGGGTGTTCAGATTAATTCCTATACATATGACGGAGATACATCACCTGCTATTAGACAAAAGGTTAGGAAAGCAGGTCATATTGTTATTACAAATCCTGATATGCTTCATTCTGCTATTTTGCCGCATCATACAAAGTGGGTTTCTTTGTTTGAAAATCTTAAATATATCGTCATTGATGAATTGCATATTTACAGAGGGATATTTGGAAGTCATGTTGCAAACGTCATTCGCCGCCTAAAACGAATTTGTGAATTTTATGGAAGTAATCCACAGTTTATTTGTACGTCTGCAACAATAGCAAACCCGCAGGAATTAGCTGAGACCTTAACTGGAACGAACATGAATTTAATATCTAGAAATGGAGCACCTTCGAGTAAAAAGCATTTCATCTTTTATAATCCACCTATAATTAATATGCCATTAAATATTAGAAGAAGTGCTACCTTAGAGGTAAGAAGGCTTGCAGGTGAATTTTTGAAAAATAAGATACAAACGATCGTGTTTGCCCGTAGTCGTGTGCGAGTTGAAATTATTTTAACTTATTTACAAGAATTGATTAAAAACGAGCTTACAAAGAAATCAATCCGGGGATATCGAGGAGGATACTTACCAAAGCAAAGAAGAGAAATTGAAAAAGGACTTAGAAATGGCGAGATATTAGGGGTTGTCAGTACAAATGCATTAGAATTAGGTGTAGATATCGGAAGTCTGCAAGTTTGTATCATGACTGGCTACCCGGGAACCATTGCAAGTGCATGGCAACAAGCGGGAAGAGCCGGCAGAAGACAAGGAGAAGCTGTTATTTTGATGGTTGCAAGCTCCAGCCCTCTTGATCAATATATTATTCAAAACCCTCGCTATTTCTTTGAACAAAACCCTGAAACAGCGATAATTAATCCAGATAATTTAGTTGTTCTAGTTGATCATTTAAAATGTGCAGCTTTTGAATTGCCGTTTCGGGATGGAGATACATTTGACGGACTGGAGCTGGAGGATATTTTGCAGTTTCTGGCCGAGGAACGAGTGTTGTATTACAATAACCAAACATATCATTGGATGAATGATTCCTTTCCGGCTCACAACATCAGTCTTCGTTCTGCCTCACAAGAAAATGTGATTATTATAGATCAATCTGATATTTCACATGTAAAAGTAATTGGTGAGATGGATCGCTTTAGTGCAATGACTTTACTCCATGATGAAGCCATCTATTTACATCAGGGCGTGCAATTTCAAGTTGAGAAACTGGATTGGGAAGAGAAGAAAGCGTTCGTTAGAGAAGTAGATGTTGATTATTTTACCGATGCAAATTTAGCTGTACAATTAAAGGTTCTTGAAGAGGATTTAACATTTGAAAAGAACCATATTGTTTTTGGTTATGGAGATGTGACAGTTCAAGCAATGGCAACCATCTTCAAAAAAATCAAATTTGATACACATGAAAATATTGGTTCAGGGCCTATTCACCTGCCTGAGGAAGAGCTTCATACAAATTCTGCTTGGTTAAGCTTGCAGTCTACTGAGATTCAGGAATTAACTGAAAAACGGATAGAGGAATCATTAATAGGTGTAGCAAACGTCTTACAGCACGTTGCTCCGTTAAAGGTCATGTGTGATCCATCTGACTTACATGTTGTAGCTCAAATTAAGGCTATACATAATGGTAAGCCAACTATATTTTTGTATGACCGATATCCGGGAGGTGTAGGTCTTTCAAAAAAAATCTTTGAAACGATGAAACCCGTGCTCTCAGAGGCTTTGAACTTAATTGATAAATGTCCATGTTATTCGGGCTGCCCTTCATGTATAGGTGTAGAAGGTTCATCTGAAACAATGAAAAAAGATGCTTATTTTCTTTTAAGCATATTAAAGGATGAAGCAAATGTCATTAAAACATAA
- a CDS encoding PTS sugar transporter subunit IIA, with protein sequence MLKSIFSKKEKRRTIEVFFAPLSGSLIELENVPDPVFSQKLMGEGIAIEPVEGNVVSPINGQVIQVFHTKHAIGLRSEIGIEWLIHIGLETVGLNGVGFDVQVKEGQKVKVGDPLMTFDLNLIRENAASTISPIIITNSDIVQSIEHLSAENVIKGSTQIANIHLK encoded by the coding sequence ATGCTTAAATCAATTTTTAGTAAAAAAGAAAAACGAAGAACGATAGAAGTGTTCTTTGCTCCGTTATCTGGAAGCTTAATAGAGCTTGAAAATGTTCCTGATCCAGTTTTTTCACAAAAATTGATGGGAGAGGGGATTGCGATAGAACCTGTAGAAGGTAATGTGGTATCCCCAATTAATGGACAGGTTATTCAAGTCTTTCATACGAAGCATGCAATTGGACTCCGTTCAGAAATAGGAATTGAGTGGCTTATTCATATTGGGCTTGAGACAGTGGGATTGAATGGAGTGGGTTTTGATGTGCAGGTGAAGGAAGGACAGAAGGTGAAAGTGGGAGATCCATTAATGACATTTGATCTCAATTTGATTAGAGAAAATGCAGCAAGTACTATTTCTCCTATTATCATTACGAATTCTGATATCGTACAAAGCATTGAGCACCTTTCAGCGGAGAATGTCATTAAAGGTTCCACTCAAATTGCAAATATACACTTAAAATAA
- a CDS encoding IS110 family RNA-guided transposase — translation MKLFVGIDVSSQDMKACVMNFEGEALTALTVDNNLKGASYLKDQIVKIAQSNSISEIQIGMEATSVYSWHPAMFFHEDESLKKFKTTVFTINPKLIKKFKESYVDLDKTDQVDAWIIADRLRFGRLPLTAVMQEQFIALQRLTRMRYHLVHNLTREKQYFLQHLFYKCSSFTTEVDSSVFGNAMLELFLEQYSLDEISSMDLQELADYLQDKGKNRFADAECVAKSIQKAARSSYRLSKCVEDSIDLLLGTSIESIRSITKQIKELDKAIQKLLEGIPNTLQTIPGIGPVYTAGILAEIGQIERFENQASIAKYSGLTWSKHQSGKFQAEETKMIRSGNRFLRYYLVEAANSVQRCEPEFRAYYLKKYREVPKHQHKRALVLTARKLVRLVDALLRNDQVYTPRRKVNN, via the coding sequence ATGAAATTATTTGTTGGAATAGACGTTAGCTCTCAAGATATGAAAGCTTGTGTCATGAATTTTGAAGGAGAAGCATTAACTGCTCTCACTGTTGACAACAATTTGAAAGGGGCATCTTACCTGAAAGATCAGATTGTCAAGATAGCCCAAAGTAACTCAATTTCCGAGATTCAAATCGGTATGGAGGCCACTTCAGTTTATAGCTGGCACCCTGCTATGTTTTTTCACGAGGATGAATCTCTTAAAAAATTTAAAACAACAGTCTTTACTATTAATCCTAAACTCATTAAAAAATTTAAAGAGTCCTATGTTGACCTGGATAAAACAGACCAAGTCGATGCTTGGATTATTGCGGATCGCTTACGTTTTGGACGTCTTCCACTAACGGCGGTTATGCAGGAACAATTTATTGCTCTTCAAAGGTTGACAAGAATGAGATATCATCTCGTTCACAACCTAACACGAGAAAAGCAATATTTTCTGCAACACTTATTTTATAAGTGCAGTTCCTTTACGACCGAAGTGGATAGCTCGGTTTTTGGAAATGCCATGTTAGAGCTATTTCTTGAACAATATAGCTTAGATGAAATTAGCTCAATGGATCTTCAAGAACTTGCGGACTATCTTCAAGATAAGGGCAAAAATCGCTTTGCTGACGCCGAGTGTGTGGCAAAGTCCATTCAAAAGGCTGCGCGTTCTTCCTACCGATTATCAAAGTGTGTGGAAGATTCTATCGACCTTTTATTAGGGACTTCAATAGAGTCCATCCGTAGTATAACTAAACAAATTAAGGAACTTGATAAAGCCATCCAGAAGCTTTTAGAAGGTATCCCTAATACCTTACAGACGATTCCTGGAATTGGCCCCGTTTATACCGCTGGTATCTTAGCGGAAATTGGACAAATTGAACGCTTCGAAAACCAAGCATCTATCGCCAAATATAGTGGACTTACATGGTCCAAGCATCAATCAGGAAAGTTTCAAGCTGAGGAAACCAAAATGATACGTTCAGGAAATAGATTCCTTCGTTATTACCTTGTTGAAGCTGCCAACTCGGTTCAACGATGTGAGCCTGAATTTCGGGCATACTACCTGAAAAAATACCGTGAGGTTCCTAAGCACCAACACAAAAGAGCACTCGTCTTAACGGCAAGAAAACTTGTGCGGTTGGTCGATGCGCTGCTACGCAACGATCAAGTCTACACGCCAAGGAGGAAGGTGAATAACTAA
- a CDS encoding Hsp20/alpha crystallin family protein, whose translation MRKKNELTNNKQDQQNETLDFFQIVDHFFRSEPLRQFMNEFDSMFEGSFPQKSIHVNTYETDQTCVIEMQIPPVKKEQIKLELVDQYLTISITNREEIKEYNENSSTFRSYSSLDSLSKTIVLPYKVEEHEIKTKYKNGSLLVTIPKNSKQILLEDDSI comes from the coding sequence ATGAGAAAAAAAAATGAGCTAACAAACAACAAACAAGACCAACAAAATGAAACGTTAGACTTTTTTCAGATCGTTGATCATTTTTTTCGGTCAGAACCGTTAAGACAATTTATGAATGAATTTGATTCTATGTTTGAAGGCTCTTTTCCGCAAAAATCAATACATGTTAATACTTACGAAACCGATCAAACTTGTGTGATTGAAATGCAAATTCCACCTGTAAAAAAAGAGCAAATCAAACTTGAGCTCGTAGACCAGTATTTAACGATTTCCATTACGAATCGGGAAGAAATTAAAGAGTATAACGAAAACTCTTCAACTTTTCGAAGTTACTCGTCACTTGATAGTTTATCAAAAACCATTGTACTTCCCTATAAAGTAGAAGAACATGAGATAAAAACCAAATATAAAAACGGCTCATTACTTGTTACAATTCCTAAGAATTCTAAGCAAATATTACTTGAGGATGACTCTATATAA
- a CDS encoding sigma-G-dependent sporulation-specific acid-soluble spore protein CsgA, with the protein MDFTLGYLRESLSNYDRSSVCKRITTKLTHGTFHSELDFVRILDEDEIQFLNNVLPDEIKYAFNEQDFIRGNQLNEVYELLI; encoded by the coding sequence ATGGATTTTACTCTCGGGTACTTAAGAGAATCATTATCAAATTATGATAGAAGCTCAGTATGCAAAAGGATTACTACCAAATTAACACATGGTACATTTCACTCTGAATTAGACTTTGTTCGAATACTTGATGAAGACGAAATTCAATTTCTAAATAATGTTTTACCTGATGAAATTAAGTATGCATTTAATGAGCAGGATTTTATAAGAGGTAATCAACTTAATGAAGTGTATGAGTTGCTAATCTAA
- a CDS encoding YppG family protein: protein MQQAYPYFNRRSKRRQNEYFQTYPFYEHQPIGYQNPQFMNPMYTRPPEFSYHQTGYQQPYGSGSYNGNVENSFINQPYPTPYPKPMPYFKQPQPSGFQNVISQFKKSDGQLDFNKMMDTAGQMMNAVNQMGGLFKGVTSMFK from the coding sequence ATGCAACAAGCATATCCATATTTCAATAGAAGATCTAAGAGAAGACAAAACGAGTATTTTCAAACGTATCCGTTTTATGAACATCAACCGATTGGATATCAAAACCCGCAATTTATGAATCCAATGTATACTCGACCACCAGAATTTTCATACCATCAAACCGGATATCAACAACCATATGGAAGTGGCAGTTATAATGGCAATGTAGAAAATAGCTTTATTAATCAACCCTATCCAACACCCTATCCAAAGCCTATGCCTTATTTTAAGCAGCCACAGCCTAGTGGATTTCAAAACGTCATCTCACAATTTAAAAAGTCAGATGGTCAGCTAGACTTTAATAAAATGATGGATACAGCAGGTCAAATGATGAATGCTGTTAATCAAATGGGTGGACTTTTTAAAGGAGTAACATCGATGTTTAAATAA